From Bradyrhizobium sp. NDS-1, the proteins below share one genomic window:
- a CDS encoding ABC transporter permease: MRPPTDRGSLALGAYVYAVLAFIIVPLVIVIPMSFSQNDYLAFPPSGFTLKWYAEYFDSRQWRAATWLSVQVALLTSLFASVIGTAATYAMIRGRSRLVTAFQILLIGPIIVPHIALAVGLYLFFQTIGLSGTIPGFVLAHTVLTLPFVVFTMAAALGKVDANLEAAAMSCGATRFQAFRLVTLPLVLPSLASSALFAFIISFDEPVVSFFLSGVRQKTLPRRMFEDIEQNLTPVIPAIATLLIVLSILILLGAHVLRSRSVTR; this comes from the coding sequence ATGAGACCGCCGACCGACCGCGGATCGCTCGCGCTGGGAGCCTATGTCTATGCCGTGCTGGCCTTCATCATCGTGCCGTTGGTCATCGTCATTCCAATGTCGTTCAGCCAGAACGACTATCTGGCATTTCCGCCGTCCGGCTTTACGCTGAAATGGTACGCGGAGTATTTTGACAGCAGGCAATGGCGTGCCGCGACCTGGCTCAGCGTACAGGTAGCATTGCTGACCTCTCTCTTCGCGTCGGTCATCGGCACGGCCGCGACCTATGCAATGATCCGCGGCCGCAGCCGGTTGGTAACGGCTTTCCAGATCCTCCTGATCGGGCCGATCATTGTGCCGCATATCGCGCTCGCCGTCGGGCTCTATCTGTTTTTTCAGACGATCGGTCTCTCCGGCACCATTCCCGGCTTCGTGCTGGCGCATACGGTGCTTACCTTGCCGTTCGTCGTTTTCACGATGGCTGCCGCCCTGGGAAAGGTTGATGCCAATCTGGAGGCGGCGGCCATGAGCTGCGGCGCGACACGCTTTCAAGCCTTCCGCCTGGTCACGCTGCCGCTCGTCCTGCCGAGTCTCGCCAGCAGTGCGCTGTTTGCCTTCATCATTTCCTTCGACGAGCCGGTGGTATCGTTCTTTCTGTCCGGCGTGCGCCAGAAGACGCTACCGCGCCGAATGTTCGAGGACATCGAGCAGAACCTGACGCCGGTGATTCCCGCGATCGCGACACTGTTGATCGTCTTGTCCATCTTGATTCTGCTGGGGGCCCATGTCCTCAGATCCCGCAGCGTCACCCGGTAG
- the cpaB gene encoding Flp pilus assembly protein CpaB — translation MSSALRISIIMVLLLATTALGLIAYNMNLPKQAPVQIAEKGPVAPATVGYYVAARPLPKGTLARQEDFTLRQVAPDRVPTGAILETPESAAGLPGSLVRKFVEAGSPVTLQDILRPRDRGFLASVLAPDSRAISIKVDEESGVSGLVRPGDHVDVVLTQVFEKADPARRAMSETVLRNVRVIAIDQEIVQGGRSVASVTGKLPQTVSLELTQEQVKKVTVAKQLGTLSLAVRAAIDQWDKGDSGSISSCDVSPELARQNAMAGQRTAVVVHSGGEVKQYTVRKQDSEGSDVAVSCDGSEAAARTASAIGFAARLPEKR, via the coding sequence ATGTCATCCGCCTTGCGCATCTCGATCATTATGGTCCTTTTGCTCGCGACCACGGCCCTCGGGCTCATCGCCTACAACATGAACCTGCCGAAGCAGGCCCCCGTGCAAATTGCGGAAAAGGGGCCGGTGGCGCCTGCGACGGTCGGCTACTACGTCGCGGCACGACCGCTGCCGAAGGGGACTTTGGCCCGCCAGGAAGATTTCACGCTTCGCCAGGTGGCGCCGGATCGCGTCCCGACGGGCGCGATCCTCGAAACGCCGGAATCGGCAGCCGGGCTGCCCGGCTCTCTGGTGCGAAAGTTCGTCGAGGCCGGCAGCCCCGTCACATTGCAGGACATCCTGCGTCCGCGGGACCGCGGCTTCCTCGCCAGCGTGCTGGCGCCGGATAGTCGCGCCATCAGCATCAAGGTCGACGAGGAGTCAGGCGTCTCGGGCCTGGTCAGGCCGGGCGATCATGTCGACGTCGTGCTGACCCAGGTGTTCGAGAAGGCGGATCCCGCCCGTCGCGCGATGAGCGAGACCGTCTTGCGCAATGTCCGTGTCATCGCGATCGATCAGGAGATCGTGCAGGGCGGGCGCAGCGTTGCCTCTGTGACAGGGAAGCTGCCGCAGACGGTGTCGCTGGAGCTGACGCAGGAGCAGGTCAAGAAGGTCACGGTCGCCAAGCAGCTCGGTACGCTGTCTCTCGCGGTCCGGGCTGCCATCGACCAGTGGGACAAGGGCGATAGCGGTTCGATCTCGAGTTGCGACGTCTCGCCGGAGCTTGCGCGCCAGAATGCCATGGCGGGGCAGAGGACGGCGGTGGTCGTTCATTCCGGGGGCGAGGTCAAGCAGTACACGGTCCGGAAGCAGGACTCCGAAGGCAGCGACGTCGCCGTGAGCTGCGACGGATCGGAAGCTGCCGCCCGCACCGCAAGCGCAATTGGCTTTGCCGCCAGGCTGCCGGAGAAACGTTGA
- a CDS encoding N,N-dimethylformamidase beta subunit family domain-containing protein, with protein MSDKPEFHPPELGPVNVAPRQARPMHADEHWASQPWYEAPRGDPSVAEVYTYTDAMSYDPGDEVVFRSSATAKAWRLQIYRDGLEPEMVHEVDALDGVFAATPSDAYRNGCNWPVAHRWTLPPDLRSGFYRVVSSCERANGARFIQHHFFVVRPTEKTRRAKILMILPTGTWTAYNDFGGANHYFGVEGPDRDEPSPVLSLQRPWTRGVVWLPPGAPRICADPAPEMGDAPRYQMKEWAFSNGFGQYYAAAGWAQYDRHFVLWAQKEGYAVDMITQTDLHYRPELLDAYPCVTIIGHDEYWTWEMREAMERYVEGGGRLARFGANFLWQIRLEDDGKRQVCYKFKAVHKDPIVGTDRARLMTSAWEDRNVRWPGASTVGVNGAHGLYASWGGFAPNGQRGFTVYRPEHWAFAGTGLHYADIFGDKQHIFAYEVDGLDYTFRNGLPFPVPVEGQPETIQILAMAPAVLAEDEPQGEGFRYYVRSSDHEGLVECITGEVTPEGLARYKYGSGMMVHMTRGKGEVLTAATCEWVMGLKRGDPFTQRITRNILDRFTAPRSA; from the coding sequence ATGTCGGACAAGCCTGAGTTTCACCCCCCGGAATTGGGACCGGTCAACGTCGCTCCCCGCCAGGCGCGCCCGATGCATGCGGACGAGCACTGGGCCAGCCAGCCCTGGTATGAGGCTCCGCGTGGCGATCCCTCCGTCGCGGAAGTCTACACCTATACCGATGCGATGTCTTACGACCCGGGAGACGAAGTCGTCTTTCGCTCCTCCGCGACCGCAAAGGCCTGGCGGCTGCAGATCTATCGCGACGGTCTCGAGCCCGAGATGGTGCATGAGGTCGATGCGCTTGACGGCGTGTTCGCGGCCACGCCATCCGATGCCTATCGCAATGGCTGCAACTGGCCCGTCGCTCATCGCTGGACGTTGCCGCCGGATCTGCGCTCGGGCTTCTATCGTGTGGTCTCCTCGTGCGAGCGAGCGAACGGGGCCCGCTTCATCCAGCATCATTTCTTCGTCGTGCGTCCGACGGAGAAAACGCGGCGCGCGAAGATCCTGATGATCCTGCCGACGGGCACCTGGACCGCCTACAACGATTTTGGCGGTGCCAATCATTATTTCGGCGTCGAAGGTCCTGACAGGGACGAGCCGTCGCCGGTTTTGTCGCTGCAGCGGCCATGGACGCGCGGCGTGGTCTGGCTGCCGCCCGGTGCGCCGCGCATCTGCGCCGATCCCGCGCCCGAGATGGGTGACGCGCCACGCTATCAGATGAAGGAGTGGGCGTTCTCCAACGGCTTTGGCCAATATTACGCGGCAGCGGGCTGGGCCCAGTACGACCGGCATTTCGTGCTCTGGGCGCAGAAGGAAGGCTACGCCGTCGACATGATCACCCAGACCGATCTTCACTACAGGCCCGAGCTGCTCGACGCCTACCCTTGCGTCACCATCATCGGCCATGACGAGTACTGGACATGGGAGATGCGCGAGGCGATGGAGCGCTATGTGGAGGGCGGCGGGCGGCTCGCGCGCTTTGGCGCGAATTTCCTGTGGCAGATCCGGCTCGAGGACGATGGCAAGCGCCAAGTCTGCTACAAGTTCAAAGCCGTCCACAAGGATCCGATCGTCGGCACGGACCGCGCGCGCCTGATGACGTCTGCCTGGGAAGATCGCAACGTCCGTTGGCCCGGCGCCTCGACGGTCGGCGTGAACGGTGCGCACGGCCTCTACGCGTCCTGGGGTGGCTTCGCGCCGAACGGCCAACGAGGCTTTACGGTCTATCGCCCCGAACATTGGGCATTTGCCGGCACAGGACTGCACTATGCCGACATCTTCGGCGACAAGCAGCACATCTTCGCCTACGAGGTCGACGGGCTGGACTACACGTTCCGCAACGGTCTTCCTTTTCCGGTGCCGGTCGAAGGGCAGCCCGAGACCATTCAGATCCTGGCGATGGCGCCAGCCGTCCTGGCCGAAGACGAGCCGCAGGGTGAGGGCTTCCGCTACTACGTACGCAGCAGCGACCACGAAGGCCTGGTGGAGTGCATCACCGGCGAGGTTACGCCCGAGGGTCTGGCCCGCTACAAATACGGCTCCGGCATGATGGTGCACATGACCCGCGGCAAGGGCGAGGTGCTGACGGCTGCGACTTGCGAATGGGTGATGGGGCTGAAGCGCGGCGATCCGTTCACGCAGCGGATCACCCGCAACATCCTCGATCGCTTCACTGCGCCCCGTTCCGCGTGA
- a CDS encoding Flp family type IVb pilin, producing MLKYYIKTTEALKQLRKDQDGVVSFEYIIVAAAVITVVITFFAGTGSTSLNTALTAAVAKITTAIALPL from the coding sequence ATGTTGAAATATTACATCAAGACCACCGAAGCCCTGAAGCAGCTGCGCAAGGACCAGGACGGCGTCGTGTCGTTCGAGTACATCATCGTCGCCGCGGCTGTGATCACCGTCGTGATCACCTTCTTCGCCGGCACCGGCAGCACCAGCCTCAATACCGCGTTGACCGCTGCGGTCGCCAAGATCACGACCGCTATCGCTCTTCCTCTCTAA
- a CDS encoding N,N-dimethylformamidase beta subunit family domain-containing protein has translation MIYRTNEYLGYPDRISVPAGEAVRFQLSSKRPSVKVEVLRLRCGDVDTNGPGFKYEVMTSPIDGEHACLDQPIRPGSNAVVDHDGALVPTGGHWCFGAYVYPTRIADNAKAVLGNWCEGSARGYALELDEEGYLVLVLGQASGAPARYALDVKLRPRVWTFVSCALDLARGSASLSLIVPADGVRPAAAHSKSFALPQAPALDSGLPFLIAAHHANGDRQYTSHFDGKIEAPRVLSCPLDAEALRVFDGRLRTGVSDAGLVAFWDFSNGISSLSIKDISPNGLHGSLRQLPRRGVTGFQWSGSVHDWRLSPQEYAAIHFHSDDIYDCEWQTTCTLDVPAHWRSGVYALRLTSAGDNPDRDCESYVTFFVTPGKASRRADLVVVASIATYLAYANSALRLYQVHFETLMEHVLWLPQDDVFMQENPEIGQSTYDCHVDGSGRAYSSWLRPVLNMRPRGYWFNLINDTHILDWLEEKGIAYDLITDVELDREGARALAPYRVMMTPTHPEYYSFNMMNAIMAYQNAGGRHISMGGNAFYWRCGFHPAAPAALEVRRGMAGTRTWESEPGEVHLAGTGEPGSLWRHSGFAPQKLVGVGFSAMINDTCGYYLRTAESEDARVAFIFEGTGRHEKFGDFGFRYNGAVGSEIDRYDLELGTPPHALRIATSEGLGAGALPTPEEFRTVVDGLDGTQNALVRADMVFFETAHGGAVFATGSITYGMSLGHNNYDNNISTITLNVVNRFLDPRPFIMPAKT, from the coding sequence GTGATCTATAGGACCAACGAGTATCTCGGCTATCCGGACCGCATCAGCGTCCCGGCAGGGGAAGCCGTCAGGTTTCAGCTCAGCAGCAAGCGGCCGAGCGTGAAGGTCGAGGTGCTCAGGCTGCGCTGCGGCGATGTCGATACCAACGGCCCAGGCTTCAAATATGAGGTCATGACGAGCCCCATTGACGGTGAGCATGCCTGCCTCGACCAACCGATCCGGCCGGGATCCAACGCCGTCGTCGACCACGACGGTGCACTGGTCCCGACCGGCGGGCACTGGTGTTTCGGAGCCTACGTGTATCCGACGCGGATCGCGGACAATGCCAAGGCCGTGTTGGGAAATTGGTGCGAGGGCTCGGCGCGCGGCTATGCGCTAGAGCTCGACGAGGAAGGGTATCTGGTCCTGGTGCTGGGCCAGGCGAGCGGTGCGCCGGCGCGTTATGCCCTCGACGTCAAGCTGCGCCCACGCGTCTGGACATTCGTATCGTGCGCGCTTGACCTTGCGCGGGGATCGGCCTCCTTGTCGCTGATTGTTCCGGCAGACGGCGTTCGGCCGGCCGCTGCCCATTCGAAATCGTTCGCCCTGCCGCAAGCGCCTGCGCTCGATTCCGGCCTGCCGTTCCTGATCGCGGCCCATCATGCGAATGGTGATCGCCAATATACCTCGCACTTCGACGGCAAGATCGAAGCTCCGCGTGTCCTTTCATGTCCGTTGGACGCAGAGGCGTTGCGGGTATTCGACGGCCGGCTGCGGACGGGGGTAAGCGATGCCGGGCTTGTCGCCTTCTGGGACTTCTCGAACGGAATCTCGTCTCTGTCGATCAAGGATATTTCACCGAACGGCCTGCACGGTAGCCTCCGCCAGCTGCCCCGCAGGGGCGTGACCGGCTTTCAATGGTCTGGATCCGTTCACGACTGGCGGCTGTCGCCGCAGGAATATGCGGCGATTCATTTCCACAGCGACGACATCTACGATTGCGAATGGCAGACAACCTGCACGCTCGATGTGCCAGCCCACTGGCGATCCGGCGTCTACGCGCTCCGGCTGACCTCGGCAGGCGACAATCCAGACCGGGACTGCGAAAGCTACGTCACCTTCTTCGTGACGCCCGGCAAGGCGTCCCGGCGGGCGGATCTGGTCGTGGTCGCTTCGATCGCGACATATCTGGCTTATGCCAACAGCGCGTTGCGCCTCTATCAGGTTCACTTCGAGACTCTGATGGAGCACGTTCTGTGGTTGCCGCAAGATGACGTCTTCATGCAGGAGAACCCGGAGATCGGCCAGTCGACCTATGATTGCCATGTCGACGGCTCGGGGCGAGCATACAGCTCTTGGCTGCGGCCGGTCCTCAACATGCGTCCGCGCGGCTATTGGTTCAATTTGATCAACGACACACATATCCTCGACTGGCTCGAGGAGAAGGGGATCGCCTACGATCTGATCACGGATGTCGAGCTTGACCGGGAGGGAGCGCGGGCGCTCGCTCCTTACCGAGTCATGATGACGCCGACCCACCCCGAATATTACAGCTTCAACATGATGAACGCGATCATGGCGTATCAGAACGCCGGAGGGCGGCACATCTCGATGGGAGGCAATGCATTCTACTGGCGCTGCGGCTTTCACCCGGCCGCACCCGCCGCGCTGGAGGTTCGCCGCGGCATGGCAGGAACGCGCACCTGGGAATCGGAGCCCGGCGAAGTGCATCTTGCCGGCACCGGCGAGCCGGGCTCGCTGTGGCGGCATTCGGGCTTTGCGCCGCAAAAGCTGGTCGGCGTCGGGTTCTCGGCCATGATCAACGATACCTGCGGCTATTATCTGCGTACCGCCGAAAGCGAGGATGCGCGCGTCGCGTTTATCTTCGAGGGCACAGGGCGTCACGAAAAGTTCGGTGATTTCGGGTTTCGCTACAATGGTGCGGTCGGCAGCGAGATCGACCGGTACGATCTCGAGCTCGGAACGCCGCCGCATGCGTTGCGGATCGCAACGTCCGAAGGATTGGGTGCGGGCGCGCTGCCCACGCCGGAGGAGTTCCGCACCGTGGTCGACGGACTCGACGGCACGCAGAATGCGCTGGTGCGCGCCGACATGGTGTTCTTCGAGACTGCCCATGGCGGCGCCGTCTTTGCGACCGGATCGATCACCTACGGCATGTCGTTGGGTCACAACAACTACGACAACAACATCAGCACCATCACGTTGAACGTCGTGAATCGGTTTCTCGATCCAAGGCCGTTCATCATGCCTGCCAAAACCTAG
- a CDS encoding pilus assembly protein N-terminal domain-containing protein, whose product MKRLILPAALLSFITVCVTGPATAQRMQEIVATETIELRAEQARTFTLDQPVTRFSLSVEDIAQVIPETDRVFTIRGLKAGRVLMSAYAADGQVVHRSNIIVDQTQGLVKIYRADAKDYVGYFCTSRSCGRADPDAKPLPYGATAENQQRGEPSGPSAGLPRESR is encoded by the coding sequence ATGAAACGATTGATTTTACCGGCGGCATTGCTGTCCTTCATCACGGTCTGCGTCACCGGCCCGGCAACCGCCCAGCGGATGCAGGAGATCGTCGCCACCGAGACGATCGAGCTTCGCGCCGAGCAGGCCCGCACCTTCACCCTGGATCAGCCCGTGACCAGGTTCTCGCTCTCCGTCGAGGACATCGCGCAGGTCATTCCCGAAACCGATCGCGTCTTCACGATCCGCGGCCTGAAGGCCGGGCGCGTGTTGATGTCGGCCTATGCCGCCGATGGTCAGGTGGTCCACCGCTCCAACATCATCGTGGACCAGACCCAGGGGCTGGTGAAGATCTACCGGGCCGACGCCAAGGACTATGTCGGCTATTTCTGCACCAGCCGCTCCTGCGGCCGCGCTGACCCCGATGCCAAGCCGCTGCCTTACGGGGCAACAGCGGAGAACCAGCAGCGCGGCGAGCCCTCCGGCCCCAGCGCCGGGCTGCCGCGGGAATCTCGCTGA
- a CDS encoding CpaE family protein, with protein sequence MNMAVVTPPQETTSVVARNRIVCFVNDEISAGALGKGLEGSNLTIKHGTIRNAIRMLETDTDLFALVTDISGIDDPFPELERLAGVCPPDVHVALVGDNREITFYRQLMDLGLTEYLPKPLTRDVVLDQLRPKLLGAVSHVPADRGGHVVSICGAQGGAGATSIAINLALQIAETTKAKVALLDLHLQGGETAVMLGVRPGPGLRIALENPARADTLFLERAAIEVNERVSLISADEELDAQLDITQAGVRHVLGLLRQRFNYVIVDVPVPFPSSMHSVIELSRHVVVLLEAEVTGLRNAHALRNAVTNIAGKDRVFTLLNRADRAGGLPRATMVKALGAEPDMVIPDLGKGMTQAVNLGIPALKHVRKLRRHLAPIVREITGIGAQRKGRLRRLLGL encoded by the coding sequence ATGAACATGGCCGTGGTCACTCCGCCCCAGGAAACGACGTCCGTCGTGGCGCGCAATCGGATCGTCTGTTTCGTCAACGACGAGATCAGCGCCGGCGCTCTCGGCAAGGGGCTCGAAGGCAGCAATCTCACGATCAAGCATGGCACCATCCGCAATGCCATCAGGATGCTGGAGACGGATACCGATCTGTTCGCCCTCGTCACCGACATCAGCGGCATCGATGATCCCTTTCCGGAGCTGGAGCGCCTCGCCGGCGTCTGCCCGCCGGATGTCCACGTGGCGCTGGTCGGCGACAACAGGGAGATCACGTTTTATCGCCAATTGATGGATCTCGGCCTCACCGAGTATCTGCCCAAGCCGCTGACGCGGGATGTCGTGCTGGATCAGTTGCGCCCGAAGCTGCTGGGTGCCGTGTCGCACGTGCCGGCCGATCGCGGCGGCCATGTGGTCTCCATCTGCGGCGCGCAAGGTGGCGCCGGCGCCACCAGCATCGCCATCAATCTCGCGCTGCAGATCGCCGAGACCACCAAGGCCAAGGTCGCGCTGCTCGATCTGCATCTGCAGGGCGGCGAGACAGCCGTGATGCTCGGCGTCCGGCCCGGCCCGGGCCTGCGGATCGCGCTGGAAAACCCCGCGCGTGCCGACACCCTGTTTCTCGAGCGCGCGGCCATCGAGGTCAACGAGCGGGTGTCGCTGATCTCGGCCGATGAGGAGCTCGACGCGCAGCTCGACATCACCCAGGCGGGGGTGCGGCACGTGCTCGGCCTGCTCCGTCAGCGCTTCAACTACGTCATCGTCGACGTGCCCGTGCCGTTCCCGTCCTCGATGCATTCGGTCATCGAGCTCTCGCGTCACGTCGTGGTGCTGCTGGAAGCCGAGGTGACCGGGCTGCGCAACGCCCATGCGCTCCGCAACGCCGTCACCAACATCGCCGGCAAGGACCGGGTGTTCACGCTGCTCAACCGGGCCGATCGCGCGGGCGGGCTTCCCCGGGCCACCATGGTCAAGGCGCTCGGCGCCGAGCCGGATATGGTGATCCCGGATCTCGGCAAGGGCATGACACAGGCGGTCAATCTCGGCATCCCCGCGCTGAAGCACGTCAGGAAATTGCGGCGCCATCTGGCCCCCATCGTCCGGGAGATCACCGGCATCGGCGCCCAGCGTAAGGGCCGGCTGCGGAGGCTGCTCGGGCTATGA
- a CDS encoding prepilin peptidase, whose amino-acid sequence MSWFIYIVSILEVLLLLHVATLDIATRTIRNEICLALALLGIVAQLASPMQLLESLIAAAILFLVLLVIYMRGWMGGGDVKLLAALAVGLPVNGIILMLVVTAWAGGVLAVLHVTMRNLPYPKLAPAGSSFARRVYAVERWRHLRHAPLPYGVAIACGGIWAIFSRGF is encoded by the coding sequence ATGAGTTGGTTCATTTACATAGTTTCCATTTTGGAAGTCCTGTTGTTGCTCCATGTTGCGACGCTCGATATCGCAACACGAACAATCCGTAATGAAATTTGCCTGGCGCTGGCGCTGCTTGGAATCGTCGCTCAGTTGGCGAGCCCGATGCAGCTCCTGGAGTCGCTGATCGCGGCTGCCATCCTCTTTCTGGTGTTGCTGGTCATCTACATGCGCGGCTGGATGGGCGGCGGCGATGTCAAGCTGCTGGCTGCTCTGGCGGTCGGCCTTCCCGTGAACGGCATCATTCTGATGCTGGTGGTCACTGCGTGGGCTGGCGGCGTTCTCGCCGTGCTGCATGTGACCATGCGTAACCTGCCATATCCGAAGCTCGCTCCCGCCGGATCGTCTTTCGCACGCCGCGTCTACGCGGTCGAGCGTTGGCGCCATTTGCGCCATGCTCCATTGCCTTACGGAGTTGCCATCGCCTGCGGCGGCATCTGGGCCATTTTCAGTCGAGGATTTTGA
- a CDS encoding extracellular solute-binding protein, whose protein sequence is MPRTGWMWSSAAVVFAWVLCGALSAAAQKLEDQLVIATTGGLMGNTLAKYFYDPFNKAKNVEIVPVAIEVPDQWARAKAMQRTGKVEFDIVTATGPDLVGRTDMLEKIDCAKLPSVQKFGVSDACQPYGVARTTGGMLITYNTETFKGKAPKTWADFWDVKQFPGPRGLPDTGDSDWWVPVAALLADGVKPEQLFPLDINRAYKKLDEIRPNVAVWWKTGDQVQQIMRSREVVMAMSYSGRALAVVKEGVPVAMSWDQAIRDTGYMAVLKGAPDLNAAMAYLDFFYASSDAHVPFMRAVNYATASKSAIELLKPEERNLYATSPENYEKLVKPDFAWIGEHRNALRERWMAWLTR, encoded by the coding sequence ATGCCAAGAACAGGTTGGATGTGGAGCTCGGCAGCTGTCGTGTTTGCTTGGGTTCTTTGTGGAGCGCTGTCGGCAGCCGCCCAAAAGCTGGAAGACCAGTTGGTGATTGCCACGACCGGCGGCCTGATGGGCAACACCCTCGCGAAATATTTCTACGATCCCTTCAACAAGGCCAAGAATGTCGAGATCGTCCCGGTCGCAATCGAGGTCCCCGATCAGTGGGCGCGCGCCAAGGCGATGCAGCGAACCGGCAAGGTGGAATTCGATATCGTCACGGCAACGGGTCCCGACCTGGTCGGACGCACCGACATGCTCGAGAAGATCGACTGTGCGAAACTGCCGAGCGTCCAGAAGTTCGGTGTCTCCGACGCCTGTCAGCCCTACGGTGTCGCCCGGACGACCGGCGGCATGCTGATCACCTACAATACCGAAACGTTCAAGGGCAAGGCGCCGAAGACATGGGCGGATTTTTGGGACGTCAAGCAGTTTCCCGGGCCGCGAGGGCTGCCGGACACCGGCGACAGCGATTGGTGGGTTCCGGTAGCTGCGCTCCTCGCCGACGGCGTCAAGCCGGAGCAGCTCTTCCCGCTGGACATCAATCGTGCCTACAAGAAGCTGGACGAGATCCGTCCCAATGTCGCGGTGTGGTGGAAGACAGGCGACCAGGTGCAGCAGATCATGCGCAGCCGCGAGGTCGTCATGGCCATGAGCTACTCGGGCCGCGCGCTCGCCGTCGTGAAGGAGGGCGTACCGGTTGCCATGTCCTGGGATCAGGCCATCCGCGACACCGGCTACATGGCTGTCCTCAAGGGCGCGCCTGATCTCAATGCAGCCATGGCCTATCTCGATTTCTTCTATGCGAGCTCCGACGCGCATGTTCCGTTCATGCGCGCTGTCAACTATGCGACCGCCAGCAAGTCGGCCATCGAGCTGTTGAAGCCGGAGGAGCGCAATCTCTACGCGACCTCGCCCGAGAACTACGAAAAGCTGGTCAAGCCCGATTTCGCCTGGATCGGCGAACATCGTAACGCGCTGCGTGAGCGGTGGATGGCTTGGCTGACCCGCTAA
- a CDS encoding aminotransferase class III-fold pyridoxal phosphate-dependent enzyme: protein MPELIRTRDAALRARAEKVVPGGMWGHLHAAKLPEAYPQFFSRGEGGVLWDVDGHRYVDFMCSWGPNLLGHHHPEVEEAAERQRRDGDCLNGPAEVMVELAELVVDMVGHADWTQFQKNGTDATTTCVTIARAATGRRKILVAKGAYHGAVPWCSPSLLGVTAEDRAHLAYFTFNDVESLEAAAKEAGDDLAGILVSAFRHDLGFDQELPTVEFARAARRICDSKGAALLIDEVRAGFRLNAAGSWEGLGVRPDLSAWSKAIANGHALAAVTGADWLRRAASQVFVTGSFWAGAVAMAAAVATLKIVRRDDVPARLAQLGQTLRDGLETRSRQFGLSIRQSGPVQMPTLLFEVDPDYRKGSAFCSAMLARGVYFHPKHNMFLCAAHTEADIAVALEAAEHGFASVAAL, encoded by the coding sequence ATGCCGGAATTGATCAGGACAAGGGATGCCGCCCTGCGGGCGCGGGCCGAGAAGGTCGTGCCAGGCGGGATGTGGGGACATCTCCACGCGGCCAAGTTGCCGGAGGCGTATCCGCAGTTCTTCAGCCGTGGCGAAGGCGGCGTGCTCTGGGATGTCGACGGTCACCGCTACGTGGACTTCATGTGCAGCTGGGGTCCCAACCTGCTCGGCCACCACCATCCCGAGGTGGAGGAAGCCGCCGAGCGTCAGCGGCGCGACGGCGACTGCCTCAATGGTCCGGCCGAAGTCATGGTCGAGTTGGCCGAGCTTGTCGTCGATATGGTGGGACATGCCGATTGGACGCAGTTTCAGAAGAACGGCACCGATGCGACGACGACGTGCGTCACGATCGCGAGGGCTGCAACAGGTCGACGAAAGATCCTCGTCGCCAAGGGCGCCTATCATGGTGCCGTGCCGTGGTGCTCACCGTCCCTGCTCGGTGTGACCGCGGAGGATCGCGCCCATCTCGCTTACTTCACGTTCAACGACGTCGAGAGCCTCGAGGCGGCGGCCAAGGAGGCGGGTGATGATCTTGCCGGAATTCTGGTTTCGGCGTTCCGCCACGATCTCGGGTTCGACCAGGAACTTCCAACCGTAGAGTTTGCGCGCGCGGCGCGTCGCATCTGTGACAGCAAGGGGGCCGCGCTGCTCATCGACGAAGTTCGCGCCGGCTTCCGCCTGAATGCCGCGGGTAGCTGGGAAGGCCTTGGTGTTCGGCCCGACTTGTCCGCCTGGAGCAAGGCGATCGCCAATGGTCATGCCCTGGCGGCCGTCACCGGAGCCGATTGGCTGCGCCGCGCCGCCAGTCAGGTCTTTGTCACGGGGTCATTCTGGGCCGGCGCCGTCGCCATGGCTGCTGCCGTCGCGACGTTGAAGATCGTGCGCAGGGACGATGTTCCGGCCCGCCTTGCGCAGCTCGGGCAGACGCTGCGTGATGGGCTCGAGACGCGTTCCCGCCAGTTCGGTCTTTCAATCCGTCAGTCGGGGCCTGTGCAAATGCCGACCCTATTGTTTGAAGTGGACCCGGACTATCGGAAAGGTTCGGCCTTTTGCAGCGCGATGCTTGCAAGGGGTGTCTACTTCCATCCCAAGCACAACATGTTCCTTTGCGCCGCCCATACCGAGGCCGACATCGCCGTGGCTCTCGAGGCTGCGGAGCACGGCTTCGCAAGCGTGGCCGCACTTTGA